The DNA sequence GATTTAAACTGGATAGTTTGACTTTGAATTGCACTTGTATTGACTTAATGATACTGACAAATAACGCTTCATTGTTTTTTGGCTGACCGGTAACACTGAAAACTGgccctcagtgtgtgaatgtgagtgtgaatgttgtctgtctatcaatcaatcaatcaatcaatgtttatttatatagccctaaatcacaagtgtctcaaagggctgcacaagccacaacgacaacctcggttcagatcccacatccgggcaaggaaaaactcaacccagtgggatgacaatgagaaaccttggagaggaccgcagatgtgggtcgagtgggtctagcataatattgtgaaagtccagtccatagtgggtctaacataatagtgagagtccagtccatctgtgttggccctgcgatgaggtggcgactagtccagggtgtaccctgtcttccgcgcccgagtgcagctggtataggctccagcggtagaaaatggatggatgaacgttCCCTCAACGAAGGGAGCGAACAAGCTCCCCACTTGACTCTTTGGAAAACACCTGTCCCTAGTGTTTTGGCAGAAAATTGCACATCACGTGATGTCACAGAAGCATAACCATGCGGCAATATCCTGCTTTGGCCGAATTCTGTGTCACAGTGGACTGGGGTCAAAGGTCAGTCTAGTCTCCCCTTTTTCTGAAGCCCCTGGATAACCTTCAGGCTTGAAACTAGCCTTTAGCCTCTGGCAGGAGTTCATCACATGATACAAACAAGCAGTCACCACGCCCACTCATTGGGAGGTCTCCTGATGTCCCTGAAGGCAGCGTGGGAAACAAGCCAATGCTGCTTTtacaaaaaggggggggggggggagatcaTGTGACCAGTGTTTCACACTCAGCGTGGTGGCTCAGTGGAGAGGAGACGAGGCTCGCTGAGTCTCAGGAGAAATTATGAGAAGAAGATGAGAAGATGGACGAGGGGATGTCAGCCAGAGAGCAAAGACTTCAGTCTGGTAAGAGATGAAACCAGTAGAACTATAAAGAAAAAGATGAAGAGTAAGTTTAAATGATATATTTATCAAGTAGAAGATGTGATAGACTGATTGATCCTTGTTAGTCAATCATAAACCTTGTGTTTGATGACACGTCTACTTTGTATTGACTTAACTGCGTATGTGTGTTTGCTTAATGGTGTGCGCGAAGAAAGGAAGTCTTGCGTTGTCCTCATCATGTTGCTTTCGTCTCGGCTGACGGAACGTTCTAGCAGAGTGAAGACGCGGAGCTTCCAGTAGAGAGAGGAGGTCAAAGGTTAAGTGTGGGCCATCATTGACAAAGTCCAGAAGGACAAGGTCCAGACGTCATTTTTTTGGGGAGGACGCCGGCGGTGTCTGATTTCATACAAGAAAGAGTGGCTATGAAAGCTGATCTGTGTCTCCCAGAATATCTGAAGACTGGGATCACATGACCTATAATCTCCTGTATTGTCTCCCGCAATCACGCCCCCTGGTGGCGACGCTCGAGGGACAGCGTTCAGAACTTACCATAGGTGCCACTAACCAacttgtcccccccccccccccagcttcAGCGTACGCAGACTTGCAGCAGCACCGGTTCGACAATGTCCACAGAAGGACAATGCCCGCGTCCTGCCACATCCCCTCGCCCGACTACCTGGAGGGAGACGAGGACCCGGATCTCATCAAGCCTAGAAAACTGTTGAATCCGGTGAAAAGTTCCAAGAGTCACCAGGAGCTTCACCGGGAGCTGCTGAGTAGCTGCAAGCGGTAAGAAGGATGTTTATGTCCCGCATTCATTGACTCATAAGTAAACATCACACCACTTCCACACTAATGTGTGCAGtgtatgtgtaatgtgtgtgtgtgtgtgtgtgttgggggggggCTTTGATTTGGAGATTTCCAAACCGTCTTTGTGCTCGCGTCTTTGCTGTCCTTTGAGGTTGGAATGTAGGAAGCTTTGGTGCCAGGACACCTCCTCCCACCGCCGAGCATGCTGGGAAAGCACTTttgtccatttaacttcaccataaAGTGTAAGGACACAACATAATGACAGGCTGGACTCATTGTCCTTAGTTGTCCCTGAATCTTCATTCTTCATCTTAACAAGACATGTTGGATAATTGTTTGcctccaactttgtgggaacatttTGGGGAAGACAAGAGTTTTTTTGTTTCCAGCGCACAAAGCAATATTCATAAAGGCCTGCTTGGAGGAGTTTGGTTTGGAAGAACTAAAACAGGTCCAGCAACCTCTGATCTGAAAGTCTTATCTGTTAAAGACCAacaacaaagtgtttgtactgtaacacagtgacgtgcggtgaggttgatggctggtgaggcactgacttcatcacagtcagatttacaaacatatgaaccctaaagagtatcttattcaccatttgattggcagcagttaacaggttatgtttaaaagctcataccagcattcttccctgcttggcactcagcatcaagggttggaattgggggttaaatcaccaacaattattcccggcgcggcgccgctgctgcccactgctcccctcacatcccagggggtgatcaagggatgggtcaaatgcagaggacaaatttcaccacacctagtgtgtgtgtgacaatcattggtactttaacttaactttaactttacacatacaaactgtagcacacaaaaaagcacatttaataaaaaaaaaacgttattatggtcttaccattacttataagtgcgggaacagtggtgttcgtgttggaggagttgtgaatgaatgaaatatgaaatccgtgctgcagtctgcaggtgtacctaatgttgtgtccctgcagtcgttcacggctcctccggcgcgagcaatgttgtttttgcactttttggcttcttgttaagtgactttttttgggtggattcggtcttgcacgtggagggtttgggtgtgggctttggttggtgtggcgctcccgtcggggggtgcagtctgcggcggaggtgccttaaccggcaccaggaggcggggttacgcgagcctcagccagtgcgtcttcgcagcagttttatgatcgctcagcacaagaaatactttacacacatacagttgttgacaaaatacactgtacattatatatctcagctaactaaactatggaatgtataatataattcatatagcaatacggtctcactgcaggccagcagttagccgagtccgcaatccatggtgaggcacaattgagtgacgtgcctcaactggctgctgatcaccgcaccgtctcttctcagtatttgaacgacaaatgtgaaaattcagcgattttgaataaaaataatctaaaactgttgaagttaaatggaaaataactttatagtataatcactggatacatataacaatttaattaaattgttttctttttacattttttttctttccatgatggcaggtgaggcgaggcctcacctgcctctagtgaccgcacgtcactgctgtaacACATTGTTATCTGCTATCTGTAactttgaatgtgtgtgtgcgtgtgtgcgtgtgtgttcttgaatttctacccttcttgagacatcaacaaggaaaagtaccttcgatataaggaccagtgaacaagttagcacctaaatcacggtcccaatacggatAACCATTGCAAATACTAGCCAAATACTACAGtaagtgaacattgctccaaagtcaggatttttggttgatttaatgtgcatacaaaagtcaacattgacaggtgcaaaggtggcaatatatgataaaacaaggcggcagctaaagaaggacttcccttttCATCCCGGAAAAAactcgccaggtgaacagctgattttacgacttccggtgcggatgtaagacaacccgcatcccatatgtgaccataggatgaacaaatacacctactcagtggcttagtggttagagtgtccgccttgagatcggtaggttgtgagttcaaaccccggccgagtcataccaaagactataaaaatgggacccattacctccctgcttggcactcagcatcaagggttggaattgggggttaaatcaccaaaaatgattcccgggcgcggcaccgctgctgcccactgctcccctcacctcccagggggtgatcaaggggatgggtcaaatgcagaggacaaatttcaccacacctatagtgtgtgtgacaatcattggtactttaactttaactttaaatacactacggtactaagactatagggGCCATTAACAGTGAGCTTcttcagctgggttgcccaaaatgcggcacaggggccatctgtggtctgtgactcgtttgtcattggccttaaaggggaacattatcaccagacctatgtaagcgtcaatatataccttgatgttgcagaaaaaagaccatatatttttttaaccgatttccgaactctaaatgggtgaattttggcgaattaaacgcctttctaatatttgctctcggagcgatgacgtcacaacgtgacgtcacatcgggaagcaatccgccattttttcaaacaccaagtcaaatcagctctgttattttccgttttttcgactgttttccgtaccttggagacatcatgccttgtcggtgtgttgttgcggggtgtaacaacacgaacagggacggattcaagttgcaccagtggcccaaagatgcaaaagtggcaagaaattggacgtttgttccgcacactttaccgacgaaagctatgctatgacagagatggcaagaatgtgtggatatcctgcgacactcaaagcagatgcatttccaacgataaagtcaaagaaatctgccgccagacccccattgaatctgtcggagtgtgtgagcaattcagagacaaaggacctcggtagcacggcaagcaatggcggcagtttattcccgcagacgagcgcgctaaaccccctggatgtcttggctcacaccgtcccttatgccaccgaagatgatcaagagaagaatatcgaccctagcttccctggcctgctgacatcaactccaaaactggacagatcagctttcaggaaaagagcgcggatgagggtatgtctacagaatatattaattgatgaaaattgggctgtctgcactctcaaagtgcatgttgttgccaaatgtatttcatatgctgtaaacctagttcatagctgttagtttcctttaatgccaaacaaacacataccaatcgttggttagaaggcgatcgccgaattcgtcctcgctttctcccgtgtcgctggctctcgtgtcgttttcgtcggtttcgcttgcatacggttcaaaccgatatggctcaatagcttcagttttttcttcaatttcgttttcgctacctgcctccacactacaaccatccgtttcaatacattcgtaatctgttgaatcgcttaagccgctgaaatccgagtctgaatccgagctaatgtcgctatagcttgctgttttttccgccatgtttgtttgtgttggcttcactatgtgaagtcacaggaaaatggacgggtgtttataacgatggttaaaatcaggcactttgaaggtttttttagggatattgcgtgatgggtaaaattttgaaaaaaacttcaaaaaatataataagccactgggaactgatttttaatggttttaacaattctgaaattgtgataatgttcccctttaggcacattacaaaaaactaaaaatttagatctcatttgcacacctggtggtgaaatctatcaaaattagggtggtcccaaaaaggagggatttttcaaattgactgtgtgtcggttttaaaagtgctccccctctggtcaacatatgaaataacaagcgtgtgtaaaaatttgaagtgctccccctctggtcaacacatgtaataacaagtgtttgcaagaaattgaaatgcaccccctttggccaaaattaatgaaaaaaatatatatatatgtacggtggcagaggggttagtgcatctgcctcacaatacgaatgtcctgagtagtcctgagttcaatcccgggctcgggatctttctgtgtggagtttgcatgttctccccgtgactgtgtgggttccctccgggtactccgacttcctcccacctccaaaaacatgcacctggggataggttgattggcaaaactaagtggtcactagtgtgtgaatgtgagtgtgaatgttgtctgtctatctgtgttggccctgtgatgaggtggtgacttgtccagggtgtaccccgccttccgcccgaatgcagctgagataggctccagcgacccccctgaccccagaaagggacaagcggtagaaaatggatggatggatgtatatagagacatactgtaataacttgaagtaaataatgaagattaaaaaccaattacaaacaaattataaatattctaaaaatagctaaaagcttaccttttttattcttgcatagtttgtatatattattaccgttgtaaatacacatctttatataaagggtggtcctaaagaggtaggcatttttctcaggtctcaagaaggtaacaaatgcaagaatatgtttgtgtgtgtgtgtgtgtgtgtgtgtgtgtgtgtgtgtgtgtgtgtgtgtgtgtgtgtaggagtgGGGTGAGCGTGGAGACCAAACCAGAGCTGCAGAGAGTTCTGGAATCCAGGAAGAGAGATCAGCTGATGCGGCAGAGAAGAGAGGACGAGGTCGCTCGAAGGAAGATTTCTCCTCTAGAAGCTGAACTGAGGAAGAGACACCAGAAACTGGAGGAGGTATGATGCTGCAGAACCTTCaagaacagtgattctcaaactgcggtacgtgtaccactagtggtacgcgggctccatgtAACGGTGCAccaaaagaatcacttgattacagCGTTTTGTTTaacaatatttaaacacagtgttaaaggagccatgggacggcgtggcgaagttggtagagtggccgtgccagcaatcggagggttgctggttacttgggttcaatccccaccttctaccatcctagtcacgtccgttgtgtccttgggcaagacagttcaccccttgctcctgatggctgctggttagcgcattgcatggcagctcccgccatcagtgtgtgaatgtgtgtgtgaatgggtgaatgtggaaatactgtcaaagcgctttgagtaccttgaaggtagaaaagcgcttaaacaagtataacccatttatcatttatatgtaagAATCTGGACAGAAATGGtactacagtcatggtcaaaattctgtagtcccgtctccttctccctgactgaggttgccagatacgcagccgaatccagctcgacccaaaactaaagaggagacattttaccaaggtatacctatgggctactgtttcaaacattTCAGaatgccatataacttggtacatgtagtccacaatatgtaaacacaaatgaggaattattttatcatgtgatttggctgtctccatacgtttcacattgccatgacagctgcgctaatgttggaacccatttcctcagcgtatcagcatactgtgaacgaaataggcactgacactacctatatccacataggttttatttgtcgaaaatatattttgccctccatccatccattttctaccgcttattccctttggggtcgcggggggcgctggagcctatctcagctacaatcgggcggaaggcggggtacaccctggacaagtcgccacctcatcgcagggcctatattttgccctgtcagttcgaatacacatcgacatagaaggctaacgggcatatatttcccccgttagcctaccggtatatgtcgatgtgtcattgactggGCTAGCATgcaaagcattcgttgcacgaacatactagctttgttagacaagatcatagaccatATTGGACAATATTTTACACACAAAATgttaatttccatttattacaagtaataagaaaacgtaaatgccttacttacctatcaaggaagaaattagcaagtttggcgtcaaattaaaaaatattctcCGGCTTCAATCgtttccatctttcaaaggctttcctgatacaaatcctcgttttgttcctggctttgtcatgaataagttgaggatCCTAACAAggtcttttagatttactaaggtctgacatgtttagtaactttaccagtggtagGAGCCAGACGAAGATGGCAGTGCGTAACtgacaacctggatgtgacacactcacggactttctaattggtcaaacggtggagggcgggacatcgaaattaaaacaaaaacaagatttcggggctgtaaatctaattttgaaatgagcatatcccggctgaactactgttatcagttatagaggtattcgaaaagaacatgatttattaatgccttttgacatatcagggccatttaatgatgacttgacattaaattCTTACATATGGCTCTTTTAATGTTAAAACTGTGTGTAATTTTACAATGACCAAAACTATAATTGTGAAATAAAACcattgccttgttttaatgaatacttgggccttctATGCTACAATATTTTAATGgtggttattatggtggtacttggagagccaagttttttctgaggtgttaCTTGGTGAAAACAGTTTGAGGACCACTTTTCTTGAACATCTGAAGCCACTTGGAACTGGACtgtacttcaaaataaaagactgTGCAGGACGTTTCACTGCAAACAGCAGCTTCatattgtgttcatgttgtgttaaagCTATGTTCATGTTGGGTTCGTGTCATGCTTGTGTTTGTGTCGTGTTCGTGCTGTGTTAATGTTGTCTCCATGTTGTGCTCATGTCATATTCATGTTGTGTTGTCTCTATGTTGTGTTCAAGTTGTTAATCTTGTGTCCATGTCACAATCATGTTGTGTTCATGTAGTTTTCCTGTTGTCTCCATGTTGAGTCTTGTCACATCATGTTAATGTTGTGTTCATGTCGTCTTTATGTTGTGTTCATGTCATGTTCATGTtgtgttcatgtttttgtgttgttgCAGATGGAGCTCCAGCAGGAGAAAGAAGAAGTGGAAAAGCTAAAGGCTCCTGAGTTTGTCAAAGTCAAAGAAAACCTGAGACGGACGTCATGTGCTAGTAAAGAAGAGAAAGAAGTGTAAATGACGACCCGCTGTCCCTCAGggactgcacataaccattgcAGACATGAGTTGGCGTGATGAGAAGACGCTGAGACAAGGTTGTGAGGACACAAAAGCTTGTTGTGTTGACCGCCGGCTTGGTACAGTACTGTATGTTGCTGACATGATGAAGGACACTGAGGTCATGTGGAAGGACATGTCCACATCAGGGTGAAAGTGTCCCAGGAGTTTGAGATGCATGGGCACTGTGGACAGCCAGATAAGCGAACAACCTCTTTGAGACGTGGAAGTGTCTTTCACTCAAACACACTATGATGACTAAATGAGCCACATTACAGGATTAATGTGTCATTAATTGAAAAAGTCATACTTATTGGTTATGTTACAACCGTTCACAGAAAGGTTCATAACACGTAATCATGTGCTTTATTATCATTAATGACACTTAAATTTCACTGTAAACTCAACAGAGTAATTTTTATTAGCActtaaatattaaatttttttaattaataaatgttcTGACAACACCATCGAAAATATTTGAAGCATTTGCT is a window from the Nerophis lumbriciformis linkage group LG28, RoL_Nlum_v2.1, whole genome shotgun sequence genome containing:
- the LOC133570798 gene encoding actin-associated protein FAM107A-like, with the protein product MTPLREQEVSLGQVAEGTPARRSVRKGEEGAIDGRERRDERWSVLLPPQRRGGAERWMMGASHGKKRAYDIAQQHGDRNGTRPHRASAYADLQQHRFDNVHRRTMPASCHIPSPDYLEGDEDPDLIKPRKLLNPVKSSKSHQELHRELLSSCKRSGVSVETKPELQRVLESRKRDQLMRQRREDEVARRKISPLEAELRKRHQKLEEMELQQEKEEVEKLKAPEFVKVKENLRRTSCASKEEKEV